The sequence below is a genomic window from Dehalococcoidales bacterium.
GTGCCTTCCTTGAACTTGAAGTAGCCCTGGCTCCTGCCCTCGAGTTCCTTCATTATCTGGTAACCGTACATCGGCTGCTGGCTTATCAGGCATAACAGCAGGGAGTTGATATTGCCCTTCATCCGGTCCTTCCTGCCTGCCATCTATGTCACCTCACGCAAGTAGTATCCGCAATACCTAGAACAGCTAGGTATTTATAGCATAAAGGGAAGACCTTGTCAATAGAATCTTGCGGGGTCCGAAAGGTGAAGAATATCAGAAGGACCAGCACCCACAATGAAGAGAATCAGTTTCTCCACATCGGGTAGCTGGTCCCATCGGTTCGGAAGGAGACCGTTGCCTGCCGGTTACGCCTGCGCCTCATCCCGGCTACGCCGGGGCTTCATCCTCGAGCACCACCCTGGCATCCACCGCCACGGCACCGTCACTGTAAGCAAAGACGGGGTTCAGGTCCAGCTCCTTGATGTCCGGGGTCTTCTCGACGTAATCAGAGACCTTGAGTATCAGGTTCTCAAGATTACCCACATCCACTGCTTCCGAGCCCCGGTAACCTTCAAGAATAGGATAGCCCTTGATATCCCGAATCATCTCGGCAGCGTCCCGCTTAACGAGAGGCACAATCCGGAAGGAAACATCTTTCAGGATTTCCACCAGAATGCCACCAAGACCGAACATCAGCACCGGGCCGAACTGGGCATCCTTTGACATGCCGACAATCACCTCGACCCCGGGGCGGGCCATCTTCTGCACCGATACTCCCTGGATTTTAGCATCCGGAAAGGCCTTGCCGATAGCGGCTATGATATTATCGTAGGCTTCACCCACCTGCTCTGCTGTCTCCAGGCCCAACTCAACCCCGCCGGCATCACTCTTGTGCACCACATCAGACGAGGCTATCTTCAGTACCACCGGGAAACCGAGCTCTCCGCTGATGGAAATCGATTCTTCCCGTGAAGATGCCAGCCTGGTATCAACAACACTTATCCCGGCCTGCTTGAGCAGGTCCTTGGCCTCTACCTCGGTTAGCAGGGTTCTGCCCTCACTCCTCGCGCGGTCTATAATATCTTGCCCAGTCATAGAAGCTACCCTCCGAATCAACATTCAACTTGATTAGTCTAGCAAATAATAGCACCTTTTGCCAAGTAGCTGCAACGTACTCGATGCAACACTCATGTGACCACCGACTGTTCACCGACGGAATCAGGCACGCGTTCGAACCGGACCCGGAGTACCTCCCGGGTGTTTTCGGTAACCCTGGCCCGGTCATCTATGCGCCATCCGACAACCCACAGTATATCGTCCCCTGAACAGACCACCGGCACCCGCGGTCGCCAGGCGCGCGGAACACGGGCGTCAATCATAAACTCGCCCAGCTTCTTGGTCTCACTCATACCCAGCGGCCGGAACCGATCACCCGGTCGGCGTGTGCGGACCAGTATCCGCTGCCCAATTCTGTCAGCATCGAGATGGGCGGTAAACCCGTCTTCTTCACCCACCACCTGCCCCGGCCCGGACATGACCGTTTCTACACGCCAGCCGGGGGTTATGGTGACACCGGGCACCTTCAGGACGAATTCCCCACACGGTTCCGGGTACGGGCACAACGCCGAGGGGTCGGCTCCCAGCAGGTACCGGTCATACTCGATGGTGAAGAACAGGCCTCCCGGCAAGCTGAGGCGTCTTCCCGCCGGCAACGTGAGGGCCGCCAGCATCTCCTCGATATGGCGTGCCTCGATGTCCATGGGACTGCCCAGTAGCTCCTCCATAGCCCGGCGGAGCAGGTTGCGTTGCAGGCCGGAAGGCAACTCCAGAAAGCCTGCTCTGTCAATGATTACGGTATCTGCCTGCCGCCGGACAACTGCTTCCCAGAGCCTGGCGGTCTCCCTGTCCAGTACACCAAGGTCATCTCCGGCTATCCGGGCAGTGCGTACCAGGGCCTTGACTATCTGCGGGTTATACTCCTGCAAAAGTGGCAGGAGATGGTGACGAAGCCTGTTTCTCAGGGGTGACAGACTGAAGTTGGACACATCGACCCGGGGACGCATACGGCACTGGCGACAGTACTCTAAGGTATCCTTGCGGGTGACCTCCAGCAGCGGTCGTACCACCGTGATGCCGTCTGTGCTCGCCCGCCAGCCGGCGACCGGCTGTAACCCACGCAGCCCGGTGGTCCCTGTCCCCCGGATAATGTGCATCAGTACGGTCTCGGCATGGTCATCCGTTGTGTGTCCTACCGCTACCCGGTCGGCATTAATAGACACAGCTACCTTCGCGAGGAAGGCGTAGCGCACTTCGCGGGCTGCCTCTTCCAATGTGACATCCCGCTCCGCGTGATATGCCCTGACGTCACATTCCTCGATGGTAGCCGTAATACCCAGACGCCGTGCCATTCCGGCAACGTACACGGCATCGCCCCGGGACTCGGCACCGCGCAACCGGTGGTCAAGATGGGCCACGTGAAGTTCCGCCTGTAGCTCCCCCCTCAGCCTGTTCAGGACGTGAAGGAGACATACCGAGTCCGCCCCCCCGGACACCGCCACCACCAGCGGAGCATGGGGAGACACCTGGTGATGGGCACGGATAAAGCCCAGCACTCTCTGCTCTAAGGATTTCTCGAATTCCCGTCTCGTGACCATCGAACTATACTTCGGAAGGCAGACTTGCCCCGCATTCTGCATAGCGGAATGCGGCCTTATCGCATTCTGATGCGACTTTATCTTTTGGCACCGGGTCTTGTGCCAGCGTCCAGGACGAGTTTGGTACGCCTTATCGCACGGGGATGGTCGGTAAAACCCAGGGCAGCAGCGACCTGCTCCGGTCTCCCCGAACCATTACTGTCACAGCGCAGCCTCATACCGATGGTGTAGCCCCCGCGTTCCGGTCCCACCAGCCATATATCGTCTATCAGTACCCGGAGGTCATAATCGCGCCGCCCGGTATCCCGGTAGTGATGCCAGGGCAACTGCTCCAGCGCCAGAATATGGGATATTGTTGTCTCAATCTCCGCGGCACCCTTCTCCGTCTCGATATCGACCTCGTACGCGGCAAAACGCACCTGTGACTGGAGAGAAGGGACGCTCGGGGCTATCGGATAGACGCTGCCTATTTCCATGCCTGCCGGCAGCTGCCTGCCAGCGGCGGCGGAAAACCAGTGTGGTGAGACCTGGTTTGCCACCGTGACATCCATCAATTCCACTTCGCTGGTAATTCCCACGGAAAGCGGCGCGGCCAGGGATATCCGGGGGTGAGGGCTGAACCCCTCGGAGTAAGCCAGCCTGATTTGTGCGCGTCGAAGCGCCCTCTCCCACAATCTGATGATGTCCAGGTGAGAGATATACTTGAGCGCCTCTCCCCGGCTGAAGCTAATCCGTAGTCGCTGCATATCCCCCTCTGGTCAAGACAATCTTCTCAATCTTGACCCCCCGCATCTCGGATACTACCAGTTTCATATCTTTGTATA
It includes:
- the tilS gene encoding tRNA lysidine(34) synthetase TilS, producing the protein MVTRREFEKSLEQRVLGFIRAHHQVSPHAPLVVAVSGGADSVCLLHVLNRLRGELQAELHVAHLDHRLRGAESRGDAVYVAGMARRLGITATIEECDVRAYHAERDVTLEEAAREVRYAFLAKVAVSINADRVAVGHTTDDHAETVLMHIIRGTGTTGLRGLQPVAGWRASTDGITVVRPLLEVTRKDTLEYCRQCRMRPRVDVSNFSLSPLRNRLRHHLLPLLQEYNPQIVKALVRTARIAGDDLGVLDRETARLWEAVVRRQADTVIIDRAGFLELPSGLQRNLLRRAMEELLGSPMDIEARHIEEMLAALTLPAGRRLSLPGGLFFTIEYDRYLLGADPSALCPYPEPCGEFVLKVPGVTITPGWRVETVMSGPGQVVGEEDGFTAHLDADRIGQRILVRTRRPGDRFRPLGMSETKKLGEFMIDARVPRAWRPRVPVVCSGDDILWVVGWRIDDRARVTENTREVLRVRFERVPDSVGEQSVVT
- a CDS encoding acetate--CoA ligase family protein, giving the protein MTGQDIIDRARSEGRTLLTEVEAKDLLKQAGISVVDTRLASSREESISISGELGFPVVLKIASSDVVHKSDAGGVELGLETAEQVGEAYDNIIAAIGKAFPDAKIQGVSVQKMARPGVEVIVGMSKDAQFGPVLMFGLGGILVEILKDVSFRIVPLVKRDAAEMIRDIKGYPILEGYRGSEAVDVGNLENLILKVSDYVEKTPDIKELDLNPVFAYSDGAVAVDARVVLEDEAPA
- a CDS encoding TIGR03936 family radical SAM-associated protein: MQRLRISFSRGEALKYISHLDIIRLWERALRRAQIRLAYSEGFSPHPRISLAAPLSVGITSEVELMDVTVANQVSPHWFSAAAGRQLPAGMEIGSVYPIAPSVPSLQSQVRFAAYEVDIETEKGAAEIETTISHILALEQLPWHHYRDTGRRDYDLRVLIDDIWLVGPERGGYTIGMRLRCDSNGSGRPEQVAAALGFTDHPRAIRRTKLVLDAGTRPGAKR